The following coding sequences are from one Methanococcoides orientis window:
- a CDS encoding translation initiation factor IF-5A → MKQQVEVKELKEGKYVLEGDEPCVIKSITKSKPGKHGSAKARIEAIGIFDGQKRSIISSVSAKTYVPIVERKTAQVLSISGDVAQLMDMEDYSTFELSVPEQFKDRVVEGGDITYLTSMGKMKIDLR, encoded by the coding sequence ATGAAACAGCAGGTAGAGGTTAAAGAACTTAAAGAAGGTAAGTACGTACTTGAAGGTGATGAACCATGTGTGATCAAGAGCATCACAAAATCAAAACCAGGTAAGCATGGTTCCGCAAAGGCAAGAATCGAAGCAATTGGTATCTTCGACGGTCAGAAGCGTTCCATTATAAGCTCAGTTTCCGCCAAGACATACGTTCCAATCGTAGAACGTAAGACAGCACAGGTATTGTCCATTTCCGGAGATGTTGCTCAACTCATGGACATGGAAGATTACTCCACATTCGAACTATCCGTCCCTGAACAGTTCAAGGACAGAGTCGTTGAAGGCGGAGATATCACATACCTTACATCCATGGGCAAGATGAAGATCGACCTTAGATAA
- a CDS encoding DUF2073 domain-containing protein, with protein sequence MQGIQMDLVSEDRLAKMPPVEKIRFIIDEVKSGKILVLEKGLTPEEEATLIEMTMTQIQPDDFAGIEMESYPSQPDGSLIGKLFKKNVVRTRLTVIGPANKLKTLKKDRDMISALVSNK encoded by the coding sequence ATGCAGGGTATTCAAATGGACTTGGTCTCAGAGGACAGGCTTGCAAAGATGCCACCTGTTGAGAAGATCAGATTTATTATAGACGAGGTCAAGAGTGGCAAGATCCTTGTTCTTGAGAAAGGACTCACTCCCGAAGAGGAGGCAACTCTTATCGAAATGACCATGACACAGATCCAGCCGGATGACTTTGCAGGCATTGAAATGGAAAGTTACCCTTCACAACCAGATGGCTCGTTGATCGGAAAGCTGTTCAAGAAGAATGTTGTACGCACCAGACTTACTGTAATTGGGCCTGCAAATAAGTTAAAAACACTGAAAAAAGATCGTGACATGATAAGTGCACTTGTGTCAAACAAATAA
- a CDS encoding HVO_0476 family zinc finger protein, with translation MTEEIIVVCPMCSPKDAVGHDVLRPGQNPVVQCHECGAVHPATIEEKKPVKVKVIVSKDDVSFTLHTDIDAGEMIYIDDELVVDDEEADEVYPIIVTAIESGGRRLDREAIENIDVIWGRATDEVTTKISIKVRNGSTSVEKRVPGEFEFVVGQNYNAERKDFHITKIKIRDGGFQSRKGDRVPAKYIKRIFATEAHKRGWGEAKTSWSSKREERY, from the coding sequence ATGACAGAGGAAATAATAGTAGTTTGCCCAATGTGTTCACCAAAGGATGCAGTGGGACATGATGTTTTAAGACCAGGACAGAACCCTGTAGTCCAATGCCACGAATGCGGAGCAGTGCATCCCGCTACAATCGAAGAAAAAAAGCCTGTTAAAGTTAAGGTTATCGTCAGCAAGGATGACGTTTCATTCACACTTCACACAGACATCGACGCCGGAGAAATGATCTATATCGATGACGAACTTGTGGTAGATGATGAAGAAGCAGATGAGGTATACCCGATCATCGTCACTGCTATCGAATCAGGCGGTCGTCGGTTAGACCGGGAAGCGATCGAGAACATCGATGTAATCTGGGGACGTGCCACAGACGAAGTTACCACAAAGATATCAATAAAGGTCCGCAACGGATCGACATCTGTGGAAAAAAGAGTGCCGGGAGAATTCGAGTTCGTTGTAGGCCAGAACTACAATGCTGAAAGGAAGGATTTCCACATAACCAAGATCAAGATAAGGGATGGAGGATTCCAGTCCCGTAAAGGAGATCGAGTTCCTGCTAAGTATATCAAACGTATCTTTGCTACCGAAGCACATAAAAGAGGATGGGGAGAGGCAAAGACTTCATGGAGTTCGAAGAGAGAAGAAAGATACTGA
- a CDS encoding protein-L-isoaspartate O-methyltransferase: MGRGKDFMEFEERRKILIDSLKINGISDRVLGAMMHVPRHLFVPERFQETAYMDMPLPIGHDQTISAPHMVAIMCELLDISSGMKILEVGSGSGYNAAVMAELVGDEGHIYTVERIPELAYFAEKNLKRAGYRNVTVLQDDGSCGLAEHAPYERISVTSAAPEVPRPLIDQLAPEGIMAIPVGNGEQQLVVVKKDMKGKVSYKSWGAVIFVPLIGKYGY, translated from the coding sequence ATGGGGAGAGGCAAAGACTTCATGGAGTTCGAAGAGAGAAGAAAGATACTGATAGATTCCCTGAAGATAAACGGGATCAGTGACAGAGTCCTTGGCGCGATGATGCACGTCCCAAGGCACCTTTTTGTACCTGAGAGATTTCAGGAGACCGCATATATGGACATGCCCCTCCCTATCGGGCATGACCAGACGATCTCGGCACCACACATGGTCGCGATCATGTGTGAACTGCTGGACATTTCCAGTGGAATGAAGATCCTGGAGGTTGGAAGTGGGTCGGGCTACAATGCTGCTGTTATGGCAGAACTTGTAGGAGATGAAGGTCACATCTATACAGTGGAACGCATACCCGAGCTGGCTTATTTTGCAGAGAAGAACCTCAAAAGAGCAGGATACAGGAATGTCACCGTTCTTCAGGACGATGGGTCCTGTGGCCTAGCCGAACATGCACCCTATGAACGGATCAGTGTGACCTCTGCAGCACCGGAAGTTCCACGACCACTTATTGATCAGCTGGCACCTGAAGGCATAATGGCGATCCCGGTAGGCAATGGTGAGCAGCAACTTGTCGTTGTGAAAAAAGATATGAAAGGCAAGGTCAGCTACAAGTCTTGGGGAGCTGTTATTTTTGTGCCACTTATTGGGAAGTATGGATATTGA
- the speB gene encoding agmatinase yields the protein MFYRPGMMDALADPESAEYVLFGVPFDRTSSFRAGSRWAPDAMRSASANFESYNSFFDIDLAELPIYDAGNFEAGVLVEDVLSELYLDVIGITDEGKIPIMMGGEHSLTLPCVKACAKNADGEFGVVVLDAHFDLRDEFEGVKYNHACVSRHIRDEVTDNYVTIGVRSGPREEWDFAKDNDICYYTPEDVATKGPEVLVQEIKEYLNCDSIYLSLDMDALDPAYAPALGTPEPFGLSSVEVRDIVRGLAPMSVGFDVVEIAPEYDSGQTAILGTKLIREFIAAHAASMN from the coding sequence ATGTTCTACCGGCCTGGCATGATGGATGCACTGGCAGATCCCGAATCTGCCGAGTATGTCCTTTTTGGAGTACCATTTGATCGTACATCCTCATTCCGTGCCGGGAGCAGATGGGCTCCGGATGCTATGCGGAGTGCCTCTGCAAATTTTGAAAGTTATAACTCTTTTTTTGACATTGATCTTGCTGAGCTTCCCATATATGATGCAGGGAACTTCGAAGCAGGAGTTCTGGTCGAAGATGTGCTTAGTGAGCTCTATCTGGACGTCATTGGAATTACTGATGAAGGAAAGATACCCATAATGATGGGCGGAGAACACTCCCTTACCCTACCATGTGTTAAAGCCTGTGCGAAGAACGCAGATGGAGAATTTGGAGTTGTCGTACTGGATGCACATTTTGACCTTCGTGATGAATTTGAAGGTGTGAAGTACAACCATGCCTGCGTGTCAAGACATATACGTGACGAGGTCACTGATAATTATGTGACCATAGGTGTACGAAGTGGCCCAAGGGAAGAATGGGATTTCGCAAAAGATAATGACATCTGTTATTATACACCTGAGGATGTCGCTACCAAGGGACCCGAAGTACTTGTTCAGGAAATAAAGGAATATCTTAACTGCGACAGCATCTACCTGTCACTGGACATGGATGCCCTCGATCCTGCATATGCACCTGCACTGGGAACACCGGAACCATTCGGCCTTAGTTCTGTGGAAGTAAGAGATATCGTAAGAGGACTTGCCCCCATGTCAGTGGGTTTCGATGTAGTGGAGATCGCACCCGAATATGACAGCGGCCAAACTGCCATCCTTGGTACAAAACTTATCCGCGAATTCATTGCTGCACACGCTGCTTCAATGAACTGA
- a CDS encoding M57 family metalloprotease — translation MNTRQIIIIALLIIALVIPGSSLLGEKEYPKFLEEPWDHSPITVYIDEQNTPPHYSPSYQPTVIRALEYWENGGNGKLSYTPVFELTNTSDADIYIMWVENMEEVTGAEEGVAGFCRPMIANGRYVHADIVLEVGDYKGYSWQQYGDDNMEQLVTHELGHALGLGHSNDIRDIMYPTYEQRENLNPLLVETTYPLIVISILIAIGISGYLGVGWLRYHKRRKRLENELLKEMK, via the coding sequence ATGAACACCAGGCAAATAATAATCATAGCACTGCTTATAATTGCACTTGTAATTCCGGGTTCCAGCCTGTTAGGTGAAAAGGAATATCCCAAATTCTTAGAAGAACCATGGGACCATTCCCCAATTACAGTGTATATAGATGAGCAGAACACACCCCCGCATTACAGCCCATCATATCAACCCACGGTGATCAGGGCCCTGGAATACTGGGAAAATGGTGGAAACGGAAAGCTTAGTTACACACCTGTTTTTGAACTTACCAATACTTCTGATGCAGACATCTACATAATGTGGGTGGAGAATATGGAAGAGGTCACCGGTGCAGAAGAAGGAGTTGCCGGTTTTTGCAGACCGATGATCGCTAATGGTCGATACGTCCACGCAGACATCGTCCTGGAGGTAGGGGATTACAAAGGTTATTCCTGGCAACAATACGGCGATGACAATATGGAACAACTTGTCACTCATGAACTTGGTCATGCCCTTGGACTTGGCCACAGCAATGACATAAGGGACATTATGTACCCCACCTATGAGCAAAGGGAGAATCTGAATCCACTTCTTGTAGAAACAACCTATCCGCTTATAGTCATAAGCATATTGATAGCCATTGGGATATCAGGATATCTTGGAGTAGGCTGGTTACGATATCACAAAAGAAGGAAGCGGCTTGAGAATGAACTTCTCAAAGAGATGAAGTGA
- a CDS encoding Era-like GTP-binding protein, whose protein sequence is MGVIRSFKKNFSNFFKKLFNKKNARIGIYGPPNAGKTTLANRIVRDWTGDAMGSVSHIAHETRRARRREGVTIQSNGGSISLDIIDTPGLATKIDFHEFMEQGMNEAESKRRAKEATEGVIEAVKWLENLDGVILVMDATEDPYTQVNVTVIGNMEARSLPLLIVANKVDLPESSPSTIREAFPQHPMVAISALEGKNIETFYDEIAKRFG, encoded by the coding sequence ATGGGCGTAATAAGATCTTTTAAGAAAAATTTTTCAAACTTCTTCAAGAAGTTGTTTAACAAAAAGAATGCAAGGATAGGAATCTATGGTCCGCCTAATGCCGGGAAGACAACTCTTGCAAACAGGATAGTCAGGGACTGGACCGGTGACGCAATGGGTTCTGTTTCACACATTGCTCACGAAACACGCCGTGCAAGGCGTAGAGAAGGTGTGACCATACAGTCCAACGGCGGTTCCATTAGCCTTGATATTATTGACACCCCGGGTCTTGCTACCAAGATCGATTTCCATGAGTTCATGGAACAGGGTATGAATGAAGCAGAATCCAAGAGAAGAGCAAAGGAAGCTACTGAAGGTGTTATTGAAGCTGTGAAATGGCTGGAGAACCTTGACGGAGTTATCCTGGTGATGGATGCTACGGAAGACCCTTACACACAGGTCAATGTAACGGTCATAGGCAACATGGAAGCACGAAGCCTGCCTCTGCTGATCGTTGCGAACAAGGTAGATCTGCCGGAGTCATCCCCATCTACAATAAGAGAAGCATTCCCACAGCATCCAATGGTAGCAATATCAGCCCTTGAAGGAAAGAACATAGAAACTTTCTATGATGAGATCGCTAAGAGGTTTGGGTGA
- a CDS encoding thermonuclease family protein, which translates to MRKIILSLFLLSSILSLSGCVGPDEAAPELTVTFANVTEVIDGDTFVISTGEKVRLIGVDTPERGEPYYDEAKQYMIDNLPGRTVRLEADVSDTDRYGRLLRYVWLDGSMVNNDLVLSGLAVSKTYEPDTYYQDQLEGSESYAMERGVGLWSEAASQEVSKTIISYLDAGKYVGQTVTVEGTVVRTTKHDGNGIIYLNFHDPYEGYFTVVIWSEDWDRFLQSPEVYYDGKHVMVTGKVIEYKGSPEIIVENPAEIVIVSD; encoded by the coding sequence ATGCGTAAGATCATTTTGAGTCTGTTCCTCTTAAGTTCCATCCTTTCACTATCAGGATGTGTTGGCCCTGATGAGGCAGCTCCGGAGCTAACTGTTACTTTTGCAAATGTGACAGAGGTTATCGATGGGGATACCTTTGTCATATCTACTGGTGAGAAGGTCCGTCTTATCGGGGTGGACACTCCTGAAAGGGGGGAGCCATATTATGATGAAGCAAAACAGTATATGATCGACAATCTTCCTGGAAGGACGGTCAGGCTCGAAGCAGATGTGAGCGATACGGATCGATATGGACGTCTGTTAAGATATGTCTGGCTTGATGGTAGTATGGTGAACAATGATCTGGTGCTTTCGGGATTGGCGGTTTCAAAAACCTATGAGCCGGATACATACTATCAGGATCAACTGGAGGGCTCTGAATCCTATGCAATGGAAAGGGGCGTAGGATTATGGTCTGAGGCAGCCTCTCAGGAAGTATCAAAGACTATTATCTCTTATCTTGATGCAGGAAAATATGTGGGGCAGACGGTAACTGTTGAGGGAACTGTGGTGCGCACAACAAAACATGATGGGAATGGTATTATTTACCTCAATTTCCATGATCCTTATGAAGGTTATTTTACTGTCGTGATCTGGTCGGAAGATTGGGACCGGTTCCTGCAGAGTCCTGAGGTTTACTATGATGGCAAGCATGTGATGGTGACCGGGAAGGTCATTGAATACAAAGGCAGTCCTGAGATAATTGTTGAGAACCCTGCTGAAATTGTTATCGTAAGTGATTGA
- a CDS encoding phosphate uptake regulator PhoU, with protein METRKIQQTGGSTYIVSLPKKWAERAGITTGSQVTLQPQQDGTLNIAAEGSSRNSKKKNIIDVNACFGDELVRLLIAAYLSGPDIIEIRANRIQAEQKKIIRNICYKLIGPEIIEETANSVLIQDLLNPNEVSIKKSVRRMFLISNSMLKDAMQALKTQDHDLALDVIERDDEVDRLFLLISKQFRTVLRGSRLPDTSETTIDEYHDLRLSASSLERIADHAFKIAKIAATLDSPIPADTMALIESSSTTSRDMVEDAIDALYNQNTDLANQVISKVDGTKARINELNASLLDLDSPEAIVALGTVADSIDRIGEYGANIAEFAINLSMAIVQSK; from the coding sequence ATGGAAACTAGAAAAATACAGCAGACCGGCGGATCCACATATATTGTATCCCTTCCAAAGAAGTGGGCCGAACGTGCCGGAATTACAACTGGTTCACAGGTAACGCTCCAGCCACAGCAAGATGGAACCCTAAACATTGCAGCTGAGGGAAGTTCCAGAAACTCTAAAAAAAAGAATATTATTGATGTTAACGCATGCTTTGGAGACGAACTTGTAAGGCTGCTGATAGCAGCATATCTATCGGGTCCGGACATAATTGAGATCAGGGCCAACCGAATACAGGCTGAGCAAAAGAAGATCATAAGGAACATCTGTTACAAGCTCATTGGGCCGGAGATCATCGAAGAGACCGCAAACTCTGTGCTGATCCAGGACCTTTTGAATCCCAACGAGGTTTCAATTAAAAAAAGTGTCAGGAGAATGTTCCTGATATCAAATTCAATGTTGAAGGACGCAATGCAGGCACTGAAAACCCAGGACCACGACCTTGCGCTTGATGTTATCGAACGTGATGACGAAGTGGACAGGCTTTTCCTGCTTATTTCAAAACAGTTCAGGACAGTACTTCGGGGAAGCCGCCTTCCCGATACATCAGAGACCACAATTGATGAGTACCACGACCTGCGTCTTTCTGCAAGTTCACTGGAACGTATCGCAGACCACGCATTCAAGATAGCAAAGATAGCAGCCACACTTGACAGCCCGATACCGGCAGATACCATGGCACTCATCGAAAGCTCCAGCACCACTTCAAGGGATATGGTGGAAGATGCCATAGATGCATTATACAACCAGAACACTGATCTTGCCAACCAGGTGATATCAAAGGTCGATGGTACGAAAGCAAGGATAAATGAACTGAACGCATCACTTCTTGACCTTGATTCCCCTGAAGCGATTGTGGCGCTGGGGACCGTGGCAGACAGTATCGACAGAATAGGAGAGTACGGGGCAAATATTGCAGAATTTGCGATCAATCTGTCAATGGCAATTGTCCAGAGCAAATAA
- a CDS encoding response regulator: MQNHTLPKILVVDDNQKILELMEAYLTSDYEVLTAYNGKEGLDIIKKEDIDLVLIDIMMPDIEGYEVCNILKNDPRTQFIPVIIVSALSNRKDRIKGFEAGADEFLTKPVDQLELKTRIRSLLKIKELNEKNESERNLARNYLNIAGVMITVFGTDRKIQLMNKKGCEIIGCRDGSLIGADFYETLVPERYRKEGIEQFYRFIGGNTEGLESFEAPILRLDGKERHIQWHNSLLHDREGEIIGVLCSGEDITDRKRAEEALIKAEEIHEKEIHHRIKNNLQVISSLLDLESSKFSDPDIASAFEKSRDRVHSIAIANERIYRSKEKGKVNFSNYVQDVVNYL; encoded by the coding sequence TTGCAGAACCACACTTTACCAAAAATACTGGTTGTCGATGATAACCAGAAGATCTTAGAACTGATGGAGGCCTACCTGACCTCTGACTATGAAGTACTAACTGCTTACAATGGAAAAGAGGGTCTTGACATCATTAAAAAAGAAGACATCGACCTTGTTCTGATAGACATTATGATGCCTGATATAGAAGGATACGAAGTTTGCAACATATTGAAAAATGATCCACGCACCCAATTTATACCTGTGATAATAGTATCCGCCCTTTCAAACAGGAAAGATCGCATAAAAGGATTTGAAGCCGGTGCTGATGAGTTCCTGACAAAACCTGTTGATCAGCTGGAACTTAAAACAAGGATCCGATCACTTCTAAAGATCAAGGAACTTAACGAGAAGAATGAATCTGAACGCAACCTTGCACGCAATTACCTGAACATTGCCGGAGTTATGATCACGGTTTTTGGTACTGACCGAAAGATCCAGCTAATGAATAAAAAAGGATGCGAGATAATCGGTTGCAGAGATGGTTCTTTGATCGGAGCAGACTTTTACGAAACACTGGTGCCCGAAAGATACAGAAAAGAGGGAATTGAACAATTCTACCGTTTTATCGGAGGGAATACAGAAGGCTTAGAAAGCTTCGAAGCCCCAATTCTGAGATTGGATGGCAAGGAGAGACACATACAGTGGCATAACTCACTCCTGCATGACAGAGAGGGAGAGATCATCGGAGTCTTATGCTCGGGGGAAGACATAACCGATAGAAAAAGGGCTGAAGAGGCACTTATCAAAGCAGAGGAGATACATGAGAAGGAGATACATCATCGGATCAAGAACAATCTTCAGGTAATTTCCAGCCTTCTTGACCTTGAGTCATCCAAATTCAGTGACCCGGATATTGCCAGTGCTTTCGAGAAAAGCAGGGACAGAGTCCATTCAATCGCAATTGCCAATGAGAGAATTTACCGTTCAAAAGAGAAGGGAAAAGTCAATTTTTCCAATTATGTGCAGGATGTCGTGAACTACCTGTAG
- a CDS encoding sensor histidine kinase: protein MNEHQIELIDINIESKDIFMNFDTATNLGLILNELIINSFKYAFSDGKGTISISFQQIDDRFTLIVEDDGIGFSVKDILETDTLGLKLVNELVEQIQGEIHIDGSSGSKYTINFRNLVPSKKDLSFENKL from the coding sequence ATGAACGAACACCAGATCGAGTTAATAGACATAAATATCGAATCAAAGGACATTTTCATGAACTTTGATACCGCAACGAATCTGGGGTTGATATTAAATGAGCTTATTATAAACAGTTTCAAATATGCTTTCTCGGATGGAAAGGGAACCATCTCCATTAGTTTCCAGCAAATTGACGATCGTTTCACCCTTATAGTAGAAGATGATGGCATTGGATTCTCTGTAAAGGATATATTAGAAACAGACACCCTTGGCCTAAAACTGGTAAATGAACTTGTAGAACAGATCCAGGGCGAGATCCATATTGATGGAAGTTCAGGCTCAAAGTATACTATCAACTTCCGGAATTTAGTCCCTTCCAAAAAAGACTTATCCTTTGAAAATAAACTCTAA